The Glycine soja cultivar W05 chromosome 19, ASM419377v2, whole genome shotgun sequence genomic sequence ttttatttggccCGTTGTACATTCTTAATTTAGttcctaaaaatattaagaatgtaTAAGTATATTTACCATACTAAGAATAAGTACTAATAAAGATTGATCTAGTTTGTAAAGATCAGATTCATATTCCACAAAGAtgtaagatttaaattttattatcaatgtGACGATCTTATCATTAAATACTTATGTGGGTGTTAAATGAGCCTTAACCCATGTTCTGCCTGAAGAATTCTCAAGACCAAACTCACTTAAATTTCTACTACTAAAACAATTATACGAAAGATAAGTAAGGATTAACTGCCAAGGTAAGATTGTTAAAGACAACATTAGGATGACAAGGAACAAATCAACACATGTATAGGAGCTGGTTTATTAAGATCTTTACGTAACCCGAAGAATACGAGATTAAATTACGTACGTTTATCCTTAATTATGTAAATGGATCACCCTTGGAAAGGTGTTTTCTTATTTGAAACGCTAGCTTGCTCTTGCCACGCAATAGCATGGGGGAGATGAAGACAATCTTACCAAGTAACGCCTAGCATTCTTGCATTTAAGTTTCGGATTAAATCGCGCAACTTTATAAAAAGATTTCAAAATTTTGGGGCCACCATCCATCCCTTGAAAGAAAAGCAAAGCAAAGAATCTTTTCCGAAGGTTTCAGTACGAGTTTTCAGTTACTTGCAAGTTAAAACTTGTACATATTCTTGGCACACGGAGACATTAATTAATCTATCTATCCCTTCTACTCATTGATACGACGCATTAGAAGATGGACCAAAGAGAACTTAATCTGGGCATCTGCTATAGGCTCTATCATTTCATCATGGAAACTTTGGCTTCACAAGCTATGAAGACGGTAACTTTAGGAAGATCTTCACATTACGATTCAAGCTCAACTAAGGTGAAGATTACAACAAGAGGTTTTGGCGCTAATGCAGACAAAGTAGTGCAGCCAGAGATACCATGTGTAGAGAAGAATATTCCATGCAGGAACAGCATTGATGAGAAAGTGGTGGTGGTGGGAGATTTACCTCATGCTCCAAAGAAAATGAAGCCTCTGCGATCAATCTTGAAAGTTGGTGCTAATCTCAATGACAAATCAAACTGAATATGTTAGTTAATTTCGTTTGTAATATTGATGTTATCAAactagtttttcttttattgtttgtATACGTGTATACCTcgttctatttttttaagtatactTAAATGAGTGTACTCATTCCTGGGTAAGCTAGTAGTTTTGTTCTACCAAACAAACACGCTTTAATGAATGAATTCCTTAAAACGgttaaaacattttcatataAGTAGTGCCCGATGTATCATGATCATGTTGAAATATCAGATTATATGTTgcttaatttaatgattttttttagtatgtaTTAACAGTAGTTTTTGACAAAATGCATAAATGATAGATATTATATGCTACCATTTGTCCAATAATATTTACCATATCTGATATAATGCATACCATGTTAGAATGACAAATTGAATTCGGTTCTATATGCCAAATTTTCATTACTACTCTTGCCCGCAAAATATGCAACTTAAAATATATTGTGGGTATTATAAGTTTAGCTTTGTCAATGTTTTTATTGTCTATGTAAATTAAGTTGAAAGAGTTTGAACTCTGTAGGCAGATCTATGGTCAAGTTTTACTTGTCAGCTTCTCATCCAATGTGATTATATCCTGCTTAGTTATTGATGCTTATGCTAAGTGTAAAAAAGGTAGAAGATGCGGGGAGGAAGAAGAGAGGGAAAGAGAAGGAAGGGAGAAGAGAAgcataagaaaagaaagaaggaacaaGGGGGAAGGGCTCCAATGCCAGAAATCACCTCCCGTAACGGCACATGATGGAGGCATTACCTATTATGtttctttttacattttaaattactttacaAATTTTGGCAATTTtacaattgttaaaaaaattctgATAGTTTACAccgatattttgattttatgatAGTTTTAGAGAGCCTAAAGTACGTTAATAGAGTTACTTGACAACTTAGGCTagagaataaaacaaaaaaataattgttcatataagtaaaaaataaagtttctaAGTATATATAGACTAAAACTCAAAGTTTGGATAAGTGTAGAAACTAAGATCTAGTTACCTCATCAAACCAACATAACACACAATTGGACCCCACatggccactttgctaaaaataaaaaaaaagttacattttccaaaaaatttattgtagagtttctaaatataaaaatgtaacgTGAGTAAGTGTAGGGAATAAGtgacaaactatttttttatggcattacttttctatttttttacattttaaattttacaccAACCTAGTCTTTCTTTATCTCCTTTTTCCTTGGTTATTAATACATTTAGCTAATCGAAACCATTTGAAAATGATCGCATCAAATTAGATTCAAAATATGAACTTAAAATCTAAATCGtgaatgtattttttatcaaacaattgTAATGTAAGTAGCATGCTGCATGATACAACCATTTTTTTCACTGAATCTAAATTTTATGGCATCACATCATAttatatcagtttttttttctttttctctgtgaaataattttcattttatatttattattttctgtcaATTCTCTCTCCTTATCTTCGATTTTTCTGAAAACTCATAATTGGAAGTCAATCAATCTTTTTCCtcatttttaactacttttaaGATGTTTGTTCACATGATCGAGCTACAGTATCAATCTAAATATTAAtaagttcttttgttatattatattttttcttacaaataaactatgacaaatttttaaaaccatgTTCCGTGcattatttaaatatgtaaaaaaaaatattaacaaaaattggttcagtgaataaaaaataaatttatatcctATAAAAACATAGGAGTACGTTTggatataaaattttaactaacaaaaaataatttatcaaaaaaattaaatttctttaatctaaaattcattttttggttgtttttatgaagaatttaaatttttgaaattttaaataactaaaaatgtagaattttaatttcatgtgagaaattaaaaattaaaattctcttctTGATAGAAGAATCTTTTGAAACATTAAGTATTTCTTTTGTAACTTTTATTCTGTCTTTCACATGAAAGTTCCCAAAATTCCGTTATCAAACTCGCGATTCTTCCCTCACCAATGATCCTCTTCGAAATATCGTCTAAGCTCGTAGAGCATCGATCGGGTGTGTACATAGGAGAATACGCAAAACTATACCTGCCAGTCAGGGGAGCAGCGGTCATTACCCATCACGCGACACAGGTGCTCACCGGCGCAGAGGGCCTGACCATGCCTTGCGTTGTTGATTGAATGCTGTGATCGAATGTGATAGTGTACGCTCTAGTGTCTCGGTTCCCCTGCGACTCTCTATGCCGCATCAGTATTTTTGTCTTTGGAAGCCcaccaatcatattttttttctttttttagcattcattttctttcactctcacaattttaatttttttatctgaatacaaaattttaaaaataaaaaaatttcaattaaaatatttaaaaattttctcgTCCAAACacagtttaattttgattatttacgTGAGAATCTTATCAATAAGTTTGTAAATTCTTTTAAGTCTTAAAAATATCCGGACCTTGGTGACATAGTAAAGATGTAGGTTGGGAAATAATAAGTGGTGGTGATTTAATCCATGTTAAAGCTGTAGTGCTGATTGCAAtatatagtaatatatataatgaGAGTGAAAAAGGAACGAAAATGGGTGGTAGATCTGGCGGCTTGGTTTGTTCTACTTCCTCTTACACTGGGATTAGAACAAGGCGTTTGTGCACTTCTAACAACACCACCTTTCCCTTCCCCCAACAACCTCAATCACTCTCTTTCGCTAAACCTCTCAAACTCATGTCTCAACCTTTGACCACCAACTCTGTTCTTGTTGAAGAGGCTGCTGCTGATGGTGATTCCTCCGCCGCCGCACCTCCCCTCTTCGATTATCATCGTATCGACCAAAAACTGCTCCAAAACATAGTTTACGATGCTCTTGTCTGGAGCACCCTCAACTGCCTCCTTGTTGGTGACAAATCTGTTCAGGTCTACCTCTCCTACTGCTGTTTACTGTTTATTATCTCTATATATACTTGGATTCCTTTCGCTTTATTAAACTTTCTCACTTGTCGCATCACACCCTAAATACACACTTTCCTTAGCTTAACCTTTTTACTGTTTTAGTAGAATACAATACaactcatatataataatataatcttaaataataaagagcaacttataattataataacacTCTGACACTAACCCATTTTAACGATGTTGGGTACATGCATGTTGTAACGTGTATAATTTGTAGAGAGCAAAACATTTAAGGGGCTAGTGGATGTAAAAAAAGGAGGAATATCAGAGGGAATCTCACGAGACTTCTTTTTGAAGTGTGAGTGTAAGTTACTCAAGAATAAAAGATAGTAGCtgaaaaataattgtaattatttagaaaatatgATAATGATTAGTTCCATGTTTCATTTAACATACTTTGttcttaattttactttttgaaGGGGAAAAATTACTCCTTGAAGCTAAATTTACttgtaaacatattttattttggagtAATACGAGGAATTAGTCCTTGGAATTATATATACGGAGtaatttaatccttataattataaaatgtctttttaatcttgaaattattaaaattcaatCACTTAAATCTTTatgtttatgaataaaaaataataatctttatGTGTAtgattttaagaactaaaatgataatttgatGTTGATGATCAATGTTTGCAATCATAGAGATCAGGAAGAGTTCCTGGTGTGGGCCTGGTACATCTCCCACTTTCCTTATTACCTGGGCCATTTCCTGAAAGTCATTGGAAGCAAGGGTGCGAATTAGCTCCTATATTTAATGAACTTGTTGATCGGGTGAGTTTGGATGGGAAATTTCTCCAGGAATCTCTCTCCAGGTAATGTTTTCGTGCTGTTATATTATTATGCATCGACTGGGTCTGTTAAACATTGACTCTGTTATTTGTAGGACCAAATTTTATTGCCCACACAAGcccatttcattaaaaaaatctcaataaGCTGTAATTTTTAACTTACATAACTTAGGCTCTTCACATGAGCAATGTGGGACTTGCTCCTTTTGAAATACTTCAGTATAGTTTACTGTAACCATTGGTTCTTGAATCCATTTTTCAACTTCACCTTTCAACAATTGCTTGCATTTGATGCCATGAGTGCGTACTCTTGGTTGGAATCTTTTGTTCTGTCATATACATTTTGTAATTACCTATAATCTCctagatttttttcttattcaactCAGTTTAGTTTATGCCTTTAATTAGATATAATATTTCTCTCTTCATCTCAATGCAGAACTAAGAATGCGGATGAATTTACCTCAAGACTTTTAGATATTCATTCTAAGATGCTACAGATTAACAAAAAAGAGGTAAGTGTATACTAGTAGGACATTTGTACAGCCGAGAGTATTAAGAGAGGATCAGTGTTAGTTCCTACTCTAGTTGGTATTCATTTTAAATATCATTTCATAAGAACTCTTCATGCTTGTATTTTAGTTGCGAAGGACAGAGTGGAAGTATTTTAGAACATGAATTCATGTTTGTTTTTAACGAAAAATTACATAGAAAACAGAAATCCTAcatataattatctttattcCAGAAAAAGATAGAGCGTAAAGATTTAAAGTTTTCTGCATcttcatattctttttttctgATAAAGTGAGTCAAAGGAACTTTTACTGGTGTTGATTTTTCTCTGGCCTTAATTTTAATAGGACATACGCATGGGAATAGTTCGTTCAGATTATATGATTGATGAGAAGACTAAATCACTTTTACAAATAGAGATGAACACTATTTCCACTTCATTTGCTTTGATTGGTTGTCTTATGACTGGACTTCATAAGTAAGTGCTGCAGTAAATTTCACATATTGTGCTGTCATCTCTAATTTATCTatgttgaaattttttacaTGAACCCTGatggtatatttttattttaaggaaaatttattatgtagatGTGTATCATGATATTCTTTGGTCCTTTTCCAGGAGCTTACTTTCTCAATATGGAAAATTCCTTGGACTAAATTCCAATAGGGTTCCTGCCAATAATGCCGTTGATCAGTCTGCAGAGGCCTTGGCTAAAGCTTGGAGTGAGTATAACAATCCCAGGTTAGTTTAGGAGAAAAAGTTaccttttcactttattttgcGGCTCTGCAACTACTTTTGGATCCATGCCATATTTCTGAATGGATCTGTACAGGGCTGCAATTCTGGTCGTGGTTCAGGTTGAAGAAAGAAACATGTACGAGCAGCATTATATTTCTGCACTTCTAAGAGAAAAATATCCTTTTCTTATTAGTTATAATTATGATACAGAAGGAACAATCTAGCAGAGCAGACTCTGATTTGTATTATGAGGACTACCCAACGTGATATCAAAGGATATAAAGGAATGTTTTTATGTAACGAATGTAGTTTTTATATTCAGCACATATTTGCGTTGAAAGAGTTATTATCCTCAGCTTTATGATACGCATCATATTAGAAGCATACGCAAAACGTTGACCGAAATTGATCAGGAAGGAAAAATTCTGCCAGATGGAACACTTTCTGTGTATGTACCTCTATCTTGAAAATCTGACGTTCTACTATAGGTTTGTAGCTTAATTACATTTTGTTTCTGACAagtagagaaaaataatttcttggCACTTGCAGGGATGGACAAGCAATTTCAGTTGTTTACTTCCGGGCTGGCTACACGCCAAAGGACTATCCTTCAGAATCAGTGAGCTACTCCAATTCAGTTTTTTTGCTGCTCATAAAAACTGACATTCCAACATAGAaacatctctttttctttctttctttttttttttacttaaattccTTTTTGAATCATTAGTAAAGGCTAACCCACTGAACCCAGTATCACCTCTACTTAAAAGAACATCTCACTACTGTTAGAAAATGGCATTGCATTGGCAACTAATATTTGATTCCCCTATCTGGtaactaaacttcttttaatATTATGAAGAGAAGTGATAATGAATATGTGGGTCCTAAAATTGTGTTTCGAATGCAAAACTCATTGAAAATTTGTCAGTATAACATGGCTTGTTGTGTTCTTCATTGCACCACTATGTATAGACTCTCTCTATCATTTGACTGTGTACATATAGCTCAATTATTTCTAAACCTTCAAGATCTGATTTACTTTTCTTCTTACCTACTCCGTTCTTTCTATTTCATGGATTATCATCTACCATGCATTGTCTTCAACCATAATATGTTTCCTGCttaggtttcattattttttaatattaatgagCCTTTTATCTTGTTAACAAGTTCTCATGGTTTGGGTATATCTTGCTTGATGTATAGGAATGGAGAGCTAGGCTACTGATGGAACAATCTTCTGCTATCAAATGCCCTACAATATCTTATCATTTGGTTGGCACCAAAAAGATTCAACAGGAACTTGCAAAGCCTGGTGTTCTTGAGAGGTATCTTCTAATTAATATTCTTATATATTCCaagtttatttcattatttatgcTTCTAAAGCAGTTGATCAATTCACAGATTCTGTGCCTAGAGGAAAAGTGTAAAATGGGCAATTGTGAGTGAGTTATTGTGTTAATATTTTATCCTTCAGGGTGCTCTCCACAGTCCATGCCTTAGGTGATTAATCCTGATCTGATTTTACCCTCTAGGGCCAATAGGTTTCTGTTATACATGGACAATGGGACTCCGATCGTGAGTTACTTGAAAAGGTTTTAACTCATACAGTGGGATCTTATAGAATGTGGCCAGAAACTGCAACATCATTCTTGTATGTCTTTGCTTGGTCAATATTGACAACTGACTCAAATGCTTGGTTGATGGTTAGGAATATGGGATGCTAGTATGTTTGTGAAAAAACTGAAGTTTGTTTTGGGGAAAGTTGGAAGGCTTGGGGATTATGGAGTTTTTGATGAAAATGTAGATGGATTGGAAGAAGAGTTTTTATTATCAGAAGCTTGTGTTATCTGAAAGGCATAAATCTTCAAGAATAAATTCCAGGCGGTATTGATGAAAGAGGAAAGCTTTATTTAGTGGCTACGAGAAAGGTTATATTTTGATCTCGGAGATTAAGTTAACACAGGAAATTAGCATAAGGATGTTTTACTTTATGTGCTTCCATTGTTTGTTCCTTGTTTACTTTTATGTACGATTTTTTAAATGCCTGAGAGGAGGAAATATAATCTTATCATCTGCTCTTGtacttctttcattttttcttcatctgTCCCTCAAAAAAGGAGGGAAAAAAGAATATAGGTCGATGTCTTAGAAGCAAAAACTTCTGGATGATGGATAAAAATGCAATGTGTCCTCAGAATTACACTCATACTTCCTATTTTGGTTAAGGAACTACAAGTTTATCATATGTACTAAACCCGTCTGGAAGCAAAAGTATAACAAACCCCCCTTGCATTTTTATCTTAGGAAATAAGTTGTTCTATGACTAATTTGTTCATTTTGTCTAATCATGGTTTGTTTCTATGGCTGATATCTCTTCCTAAATCCTTGATTCAAAACTACAAACAGGTTCGTTGAAAACAAAGACCACATTGCCAAATTGCGTGCATGCTTTGCAGGGTTGTGGAGTTTGGAAGACTCAGATATTGTTAAAAAAGCAATTGAAAATCCAGAGCTATTTGTGATGAAGCCTCAAAGAGAAGGAGGAGGTCTTGTACCACTTAAACTTTGACTCAACACTGTTGGAAAAAAATGTCCGGGAGAGAAACTTACACAATGAGCTGTAATTACTTTTCAGGAAACAATATTTATGGTGATGAGTTGAGGGAAACCCTCCTTAAATTACAGGAAGCAGGTTCTCAAGAAGATGCAGCATACATCCTTATGCAGAGGATATTTCCCGCCACTTCTCCAGCAATTTTGGTGCGTGATGGTAATTGGGATACGGGTCATGTCATTTCAGAAGCTGGAATATTTGGTACTTATTTAAGGTACATTGCTTGACTACACATCTATCAGAGGTCcatgtttaaattttcaatatcCTTGACATCCATGAACTGGAATTTGCAGGAATAAGGACAAGATTATCATTAATAACGAAAGTGGCTATATGGTGCGTACAAAAATATCATCATCTTATGAAGGAGGAGTTTTGCCTGGTTTTGGAGTGGTAGATACTGTATACCTAACTTGATGGAGCTAACCCCCCAAGTTATCAAAGCAATTCAAAACATTATGTATGGTTTATATATCACCACTCAAGTCTCCTCACTCCTGATTT encodes the following:
- the LOC114399693 gene encoding uncharacterized protein LOC114399693 codes for the protein MDQRELNLGICYRLYHFIMETLASQAMKTVTLGRSSHYDSSSTKVKITTRGFGANADKVVQPEIPCVEKNIPCRNSIDEKVVVVGDLPHAPKKMKPLRSILKVGANLNDKSN
- the LOC114400144 gene encoding glutathione synthetase, chloroplastic-like, with protein sequence MGGRSGGLVCSTSSYTGIRTRRLCTSNNTTFPFPQQPQSLSFAKPLKLMSQPLTTNSVLVEEAAADGDSSAAAPPLFDYHRIDQKLLQNIVYDALVWSTLNCLLVGDKSVQRSGRVPGVGLVHLPLSLLPGPFPESHWKQGCELAPIFNELVDRVSLDGKFLQESLSRTKNADEFTSRLLDIHSKMLQINKKEDIRMGIVRSDYMIDEKTKSLLQIEMNTISTSFALIGCLMTGLHKSLLSQYGKFLGLNSNRVPANNAVDQSAEALAKAWSEYNNPRAAILVVVQVEERNMYEQHYISALLREKHHIRSIRKTLTEIDQEGKILPDGTLSVDGQAISVVYFRAGYTPKDYPSESEWRARLLMEQSSAIKCPTISYHLVGTKKIQQELAKPGVLERFVENKDHIAKLRACFAGLWSLEDSDIVKKAIENPELFVMKPQREGGGNNIYGDELRETLLKLQEAGSQEDAAYILMQRIFPATSPAILVRDGNWDTGHVISEAGIFGTYLRNKDKIIINNESGYMVRTKISSSYEGGVLPGFGVVDTVYLT